Below is a genomic region from Vanessa atalanta chromosome W, ilVanAtal1.2, whole genome shotgun sequence.
TATATGTCACTGGCTTGTCTGTTTGCTTGTTGTTTTAGATTGTGTGTGagaatttgacacatttatgtcaaatagtttttgagttatgaggaggtcaaaagtgactccaaatggttcgtgtaatattacacacggtgctactcgccagttctgttaatagaacttggctgacacgctaccgcgtgtctagattacacaaatacaatataatattctacttaatatttatttattatttatgtaataatataatatacatacacaatacACACCGACATTAcacttcatatatttattttcatagcaatattaacacaaaatattaatactcaAACATACTCGGGCGAAACCCGTAGTATGCAGCGGATCGGCCGAGCGACGCTTTTGTTCCGCGTCTACCGGCCACCTATTATAATGGGTGACCCCGTTTAGTACACGTCATTCCGAACATGAGTAGTGGAAGTGAGTGTGACACAACAGAATCGCGAGTGAATACACGGCCACGTCGGCGAAGCAAAATGGCCGAACCAGTGCGCGATGATCTACCTCGTACATCTCCTACATCCGTGCCTATTAGGATACCACCATTTTCGCCCGAAAAACCCGCAATTTGGTTTGCTCAGGTGGAAGgacaatttttaatttcgcaAATTAATGATGACGCCacgacattttaattaatactggGCAACCTAGACAGGTAATATGCAGCGGAAGTTGAAGACATCCTCACCGGACCACCAAACTATGAACGACTGAAGGcggaattaattaaaagattatcAATTTCACGtgaaaataagcaattattgaTGTACGAGGAATTAGGAAATCGTAAACCATCGCAATTTCTACGCCATCTTCAACATCTAGCCGGACCGAGAGTTCCTGAGGACTTTTTAAAAACCATCTGGACAAGTCGGTTGACTAGTGGAATGAACCCTATTGTAGCGTCTCAGCCAACGTTAAATCTCAATGCCCTGGCAGAACTCGCCGACTGTGTCCATGATATCGCGCCTCAAGGACATCAAATCGCAGCAGCATCGACATCTTCTAAATCGTCTCAGATAGAGGACCTCACTCGACAGGTAGCCCAACTGACAAAGCAGATTAGTGCTCTCACCGCCCAGGTCCAACACACGTCCAGAAGGCGGGATCGAAAACAAGGCAGACGAAGCAGGTCTTCGTCCCGACGATCCAATTCCAGTTTTCGCCTAAAACTAATGACCTTGTAACGAGCGTGAAGGTTTCCACTGGTGGAAATAGTAGGTACCACGATATCTTGGCGGAGTTCCCTGAAATAACTCGCCCCGCTCGCTCCTGATAAGCTCAAAATCGCCAGACAGGAATTCGACGCAATGCTAGCGAACGGCACGGCACATCCTTCTGACAGTCCTTGGTCGTCGCCTCTACATCTTGCGTCGAAAACGGATAACGGTTGGCGGCCGTGCGGTGACTATAGGTTGCTTAACGCGAGAACCGTACCAGATAAGTATCCCATACGTCACATTCACGACTTTTCGCACAGCTTGGCTGGTTGTAAGTACTTTTCTGTTATCGATTTGGTCAAGGCTTACAATCAGATTTCAGTCGCTGAGGACGACATACCTAAAACGGCGATCACAACGCCTTTTGGCTTATACGAATTTCCTTTTATGACGTTTGGATTAAGGAATGCCGGTCATTTGAAAGGTTCGTGGACGAGTTAACACGTGGACTCGACTTGGTATATTCCAGGACCCAGGAAGAACATAAGAGCCACCTCCGCACACTTTTCACCCGAATGAAAAATTACGGTGTATAGTCAATGTTTCTGCTTGGGATCAAATAGCGGAACATGTTAAGGATCAGCGCGGGACGGGGGAGATGAGCGCCCCACCGCGGTCGACAGACGAGCTAGCTTATTAGCATTACCGGAGTCACCGTGTgtagtatacatatgtacatcattTTTGTAAACTCTCAGTTGGTAGAGCAATGAACCTACGTAACGCAGCAATATACGTTTCCTTTGTTAAATCGGTAACCAATTCTAAATGTAATGCCTTTGTAGTGAAACAGACAAAGACAGCAATATACACCTTGATAGTTTTAGATCCACGTCCTTTCCTATCGGCAGCTTGTAAAGGACCGCAG
It encodes:
- the LOC125075646 gene encoding uncharacterized protein LOC125075646; the protein is MCQGHLPPSVRGVLAVSKVRDLENLAAIADKVMETTRPLQVAEVQAMSSSSTNASTSSNTAYIIAELAKLSLKIRNIEKQRNRREKYTASQPTLNLNALAELADCVHDIAPQGHQIAAASTSSKSSQIEDLTRQVAQLTKQISALTAQVQHTSRRQEFDAMLANGTAHPSDSPWSSPLHLASKTDNGWRPCGDYRLLNARTVPDKYPIRHIHDFSHSLAGFNVSAWDQIAEHVKDQRGTGEMSAPPRSTDELAY